One window of the Lepidochelys kempii isolate rLepKem1 chromosome 23, rLepKem1.hap2, whole genome shotgun sequence genome contains the following:
- the CAPN12 gene encoding calpain-12, translating into MASPGITVRLIGDPSAGPPQAAPHWGQRYQELKRQCLQRRSLFTDPLFDAVPSSLGYWQFGRGSENIQGLEWKRPQEICRSPKFVEEEMSRTDVKQGQLGNCWFLAAAASLTLYPRLMQRVVPREQSFAREGYAGIFHFQFWQYGQWVDVVVDDRLPVKNGELVFVRSCQSNEFWMPLLEKAYAKLNGSYEAMNGGYMNEAFVDFTGGVGESYQLKMPNPELFKVIRVALRKRSLMGAHIKKEDMEGLMPEGLVKGHAYSITAARKVGPGKKLKLLRLRNPWGKVEWNGRWSDHSSLWAGLDPQLQKSLQVRKEDGEFWMQMDEFLRYFDGLEICSLTPDLLEEEKEVAWNVHSFQGRWSIGYTAGGCRSSGLRDNFWMNPQYNVRLLEADESNLRKQRLDPSCTLLVSLMQKDRRQGRKRGKDFLPIGFEILKMPKEYLEQKTMSQRRALLQPLHAVCWTSHIPMRDVTGRYRLPPGDYLIIPSTGYPMEESDFILRIFTEKAHKFLEINDEIRADMRPPQRIPNEEEFEQTFLKLAGLDKQIDTAKLQDILNKVTAKQSQLKTNGFGLELCQKIIQHFDHSKTGKLTLPEFKHLWSKIKEWEAVFIEYDVDLTGTMNIHEMQLALDAAGFHLNHQLREVITSKYRDCYLMINFDSFLSCMVQLEAIFRQCRAYDKTGDGMITMTQKEWLELATLT; encoded by the exons ATGGCTTCCCCGGGGATCACCGTCCGCCTCATCGGCGACCCCAGCGCGGGGCCCCCCCAGGCCGCCCCACACTGGGGGCAGCGGTACCAGGAGCTCAAGAGGCAATGTCTGCAGCGGCGAAGCCTCTTCACCGACCCGCTCTTCGACGCCGTCCCCAGCTCGCTTGGATACTGGCAATTCGGACGTGGGTCTGAGAATATCCAGGGGCTGGAGTGGAAGAGGCCCCAG GAAATCTGCAGGTCCCCAAAGTTCGTAGAAGAGGAAATGAGCCGGACTGATGTCAAACAGGGCCAGCTGG GCAACTGCTGGTTCCTGGCTGCAGCTGCGTCTCTCACCCTCTACCCACGGCTCATGCAGAGGGTGGTACCCAGAGAGCAAAGCTTTGCACGAGAGGGCTATGCTGGCATCTTCCATTTCCAG TTCTGGCAGTACGGGCAGTGGGTGGATGTGGTGGTTGACGACCGGCTGCCTGTGAAGAACGGAGAACTGGTCTTCGTGCGCTCCTGCCAGAGCAATGAATTCTGGATGCCCCTACTGGAGAAAGCCTATGCCAA GCTCAATGGCTCTTACGAGGCCATGAACGGTGGGTACATGAACGAGGCCTTTGTGGACTTCACGGGCGGGGTCGGCGAAAGCTACCAGCTCAAGATGCCCAACCCAGAGCTCTTCAAGGTTATCCGCGTGGCCCTCAGGAAGAGGTCTCTGATGGGGGCACACATCAAG AAAGAGGACATGGAGGGACTCATGCCAGAGGGGCTGGTGAAGGGACACGCCTACTCCATAACGGCTGCTCGCAAGGTGGGCCC GGGCAAGAAGTTAAAGCTGCTGCGGCTGAGGAACCCCTGGGGAAAGGTGGAGTGGAACGGCCGGTGGAGCGACCA CTCCTCGCTGTGGGCAGGGCTGGATCCCCAGCTCCAGAAGAGCCTACAAGTGAGAAAGGAAGACGGGGAATTCTG GATGCAAATGGACGAGTTCCTGCGGTACTTTGACGGCCTGGAGATCTGCAGCCTGACTCCAGACTTgctggaagaggagaaggaggtcGCCTGGAACGTTCACTCCTTCCAGGGGCGCTGGAGCATCGGCTATACCGCCGGCGGGTGCAGGAGCTCGGGCCTTCGAG ACAACTTCTGGATGAACCCCCAGTACAATGTCCGCCTGCTGGAGGCGGATGAGTCCAACCTGCGGAAGCAGCGCTTGGACCCCAGCTGCACCCTGCTGGTCTCCCTGATGCAGAAGGACCGGCgccagggcaggaagaggggaaagGACTTTCTGCCCATTGGCTTTGAGATCCTGAAG ATGCCCAAGGAG TACCTGGAGCAGAAGACCATGTCCCAGAGGAGGGCGCTGCTCCAGCCTCTCCATGCTGTGTGTTGGACCTCGCACATCCCTATGAGGGATGTCACCGGCCGCTACAGGCTGCCGCCAGGGGATTATCTCATCATCCCCAGCACTGGCTACCCGATGGAGGAGTCCGATTTCATCCTGCGCATCTTCACGGAGAAGGCACACAAGTTCCT GGAAATCAATGATGAAATCAGAGCAGACATGAGACCCCCTCAG AGAATCCCCAACGAGGAGGAATTCGAGCAAACCTTCCTGAAGCTTGCAGGACtg GACAAACAGATCGACACTGCCAAATTGCAGGATATCCTGAACAAGGTCACGGCAAAGC AGAGTCAACTGAAGACGAATGGGTTTGGCCTGGAGCTCTGCCAGAAGATCATCCAGCACTTTGAT CACAGCAAGACCGGCAAACTGACGCTGCCAGAGTTCAAGCACCTGTGGAGCAAAATTAAAGAATGGGAG GCTGTCTTTATCGAGTACGACGTGGACCTCACAGGGACAATGAACATCCATGAAATGCAGCTGGCGCTGGATGCAGCAG